The following proteins are encoded in a genomic region of Arachis ipaensis cultivar K30076 chromosome B02, Araip1.1, whole genome shotgun sequence:
- the LOC107626015 gene encoding receptor-like serine/threonine-protein kinase At2g45590: MPSRPPPLPQQQQPLSTAAPPLQHNHHHHNQRIILIGSLSLTILLLLSLLFTLLTFLYRKLSLHRTTPFPHHHHHHNNHRRYSYTLLRRATNSFSPSTKLGHGGFGSVHRATLPSGETVALKLMDSPGSLQGEREFHNELSLCSNLNSPFILSLLGFSSDRRNRKLILVYELMKNRSLQDALLDRKCPELMNWKTRFDVVVSVAKGLEYLHHCCDPPVIHGDIKPSNILLDSEFRAKIGDFGLARVKEEVGVVVVEEEVHGGDCGGGGGGDEECDRGSVVESVATGTTAGFDLERSPESFAAGRVLDSDASPAAAGTSPEVGLEKGSVLSDGLFDGVSVESGNQRRKGGGNGGGSGRDWWWKQDNGGGSESGRVKDYVMEWIGSEIKKERPKNEWVASPSSTGCDAENNGGVEGLDSEAKNKNKNKKKKQRKRLDWWASLDEEKVKNQPQQKKEKNRKPREWWKEEFCEELAKKSKKKKRSLDNNGGEAWWQNKDEDLVVVQDQKRKRKNKTSRGSIDWWLDGLSGELIRNNNGRRNSQDWVSGDIPKSGGISSTPSMRGTVCYIAPEYGGGGQLSEKCDVYSFGVLLLVLVAGRRPLQVTASPISEFERANLISWARQLAHNGRLLDLVDTNILSLDKEQALLCITIALLCLQRSPAKRPSMKEIVGMLSGEADTPHLPFEFSPSPPSNFLFKSRKKAR, translated from the exons ATGCCCTCCCGTCCACCACCACtgccacaacaacaacaaccactctCCACGGCGGCGCCACCCCTCCaacacaaccaccaccaccacaaccaaAGAATCATTCTCATCGGATCCCTCTCCCTcaccatcctcctcctcctctctctcctcttcacccTCCTCACCTTCCTCTACCGGAAACTCTCCCTCCACCGCACCACCCCCTttccccaccaccaccaccaccacaacaaCCACCGCCGCTACTCCTACACGCTCCTCCGCCGCGCGACAAACTCCTTCTCCCCGTCCACCAAACTCGGCCACGGCGGCTTCGGCTCCGTCCACAGAGCCACCCTCCCTTCCGGCGAAACCGTGGCACTGAAGCTCATGGACTCGCCGGGCTCCCTCCAAGGCGAACGCGAGTTCCACAACGAACTCTCTCTCTGTTCGAATCTCAACTCACCTTTCATTCTCTCTCTCTTGGGTTTCTCTTCCGACAGAAGAAACCGCAAACTCATACTCGTCTATGAGCTAATGAAGAATCGAAGCCTCCAAGACGCGCTTTTGGATCGCAAGTGTCCCGAGCTTATGAACTGGAAAACCCGATTCGACGTTGTAGTTTCGGTGGCCAAAGGGTTGGAGTACTTACACCATTGTTGTGACCCTCCGGTGATTCACGGTGACATCAAGCCGAGTAATATTTTGCTGGATTCTGAGTTTAGGGCTAAAATTGGGGATTTTGGGCTTGCCAGGGTGAAGGAGGAGGTTGGGGttgtggtggtggaggaggaagTTCACGGTGGTGATTGTGGTGGGGGCGGCGGTGGTGATGAAGAGTGCGATCGTGGTTCGGTGGTGGAGAGTGTGGCGACTGGGACTACTGCTGGATTTGATTTGGAGAGGTCGCCGGAGAGTTTTGCGGCGGGGAGGGTTTTGGATTCAGATGCGTCTCCGGCGGCGGCGGGGACTTCGCCGGAGGTGGGGTTGGAGAAAGGTAGCGTCTTGTCGGATGGGTTGTTTGATGGGGTgagtgtggagagtgggaatcAGAGGAGGAAGGGTGGCGGTAATGGCGGTGGTTCCGGCAGGGATTGGTGGTGGAAACAGGACAATGGTGGAGGGTCAGAGTCAGGGAGGGTTAAGGATTATGTTATGGAATGGATTGGTAGTGAGATAAAGAAAGAAAGGCCCAAGAATGAATGGGTTGCTTCTCCAAGTAGCACAGGTTGTGATGCAGAGAATAATGGTGGTGTTGAAGGATTGGATTCGGAGGCCAAAAACAAGAAtaagaacaagaagaaaaagCAGAGAAAGAG GTTGGATTGGTGGGCTTCATTGGATGAGGAGAAGGTGAAGAATCAGCCGCagcagaagaaggagaagaatcgGAAGCCGAGGGAGTGGTGGAAGGAGGAGTTCTGTGAGGAGCTGGCGAAgaagagcaagaagaagaagaggagccTTGATAACAATGGTGGTGAAGCTTGGTGGCAGAACAAAGATGAGGACTTGGTGGTGGTTCAGGatcagaagaggaagaggaaaaacaAGACCAGCAGAGGGAGCATTGATTGGTGGCTTGATGGTTTGAGTGGTGAACTAATCCGAAACAACAATGGCAGAAGGAATAGCCAAGATTGG GTGAGTGGTGACATACCGAAGAGTGGTGGAATCAGCAGCACTCCAAGCATGAGGGGGACTGTGTGTTATATTGCTCCTGAATATGGTGGTGGTGGCCAATTATCTGAGAAATGTGATGTATATAGTTTTGGTGTtcttcttttggttttggttgctGGGAGGAGACCCCTTCAAGTGACAGCATCGCCGATCTCGGAATTCGAGAGGGCTAATTTGATTTCATGGGCTAGGCAACTTGCTCACAATGGCAGGCTATTGGATCTTGTTGACACTAACATTCTTTCATTGGACAAGGAACAAGCTTTGCTCTGCATCACAATTGCCTTGTTGTGCCTCCAGAGATCGCCTGCGAAGAGGCCGTCCATGAAGGAGATTGTGGGGATGCTCTCCGGCGAGGCTGACACGCCTCACTTGCCATTCGAGTTCTCGCCGTCGCCGCCCTCAAATTTTCTCTTCAAGTCCA